The window ATCGCCCGCGGACGTTGCGTTCCACATTTCGGACCATCCCTCAGTTCGCCGGGGCTTGCCCTCCAATTCCCGGGCGCTTTGCTCCAACCCTTCGGGAGCTTCCAGACCCACTTCCTGCGGCCGCTGCAACATGGCGTGCGGCCCGGTGCATTTTTTTTGATCACAAGAAAAAGTGCATTTCCGATATTTACATCAAGCTGCAGTTTCGTATACTGGTCGAGGACACCACCCGTGATTGTGAGGAGCCACACTATGGATGATTATCTTAAGGAAGCGCTTGAAATCGTCAAAGCGCAAGCGAGCGTCCGCAACATGACCGAGGAGGAAATCACCTCCATGGTCAAGAAGGTTTCCGAAGGCATCCGCGGCATCAGTGAGGGCGTCGTCGTTGTTGAAGAAGGCGCAGCACCTGTGAGCGACCCCAAAAAGGCCATCAAGGAAAAATCCGTCACCTGCCTGGAATGCGGAAAGACCTTCAAGATCCTCACCAAGAAGCATCTTGGCACCCACGGCCTGACCGCCGACGACTACAGGGCCAAGTACGGCTACAAGAAGGGCACCCCCCTGGTGAGCAAGTCCCTGCAGCGCGAGCGCCGCACCAAAATGAAGGACATGAAGCTCTGGGAAAAGCGCAAGAAAGCCGTTTAACCCGCATTTACACCACCACCCGCAGCATCGCCCCCCGAACCGCAGGTTCCGGGGGCGCTGTTGTTTCCGGATTCTCGGCTTCCTTTGAGGACTGCGCCCCTGCTGGCTCTTGGACCATGTTTCTGCGGGCGTCGTACACGCTGGATCCTTGAAACTTACATCACCGGCTGCCGGGACTGCATGCCGGGATCGTCCTTCGCCCTGACCAGACAACCGGATTGCATTTTATCAGGGAATCTCCCGCCGATGCAATCCGCCGCGATATGCTACCCCACCAGGATCATACACTTCAAGCGGCGTTGCCTTCCGCCACGACCACGGTGACCACGCCCGGCTTGGCCGCCTCCCCGCGCGGGCGGCCCGAGGCGACCACCTCGTGGGTCTGGAACAGGTGCCTGCAGGCGCCGTTGCGGCACCAGCGCACCCTGCACACCGTCTTGTTGAGCTTTTCGGTCTCCACAACCCGCGTATCCATGCCGCACTTGGGGCACCACATGCGCTTGTCTCCCCGGCGCTCCAAACGCCGCACTGTTTACCGCTTGCAACCAGTGGCGCAGCGCCACGACTTGCACATCCGACCCCGCCATGCGGCATGCTCCCGCATTCGCCGTAGCGGGACTGCCCGAACTGGCACGGCAGTCCTTCAACGCCTCAGGCTTGCCGGAAAGTCCTGCCCGGCCGCGCCGCGCAGCTCCCGCTGATGCCGGGATTCGGCCTCGGACTCGGCCCTGGCCTCCCCCGAGAGTCCGAAGCGCAGACACCAGCCCGTGGCGGATGTCCTGCACGTCGCCAGGCCGTGGACCAGCAGCGCCGCGTCCAGGCGCAGGTGCTCCGTGATCTCCTGGCAGAATCCCACCAGGCTGTCCCGGGTGTCCCAGTTCGAACAATTCGCGCACCGGCGCTGCATCTCGGCCACCTCTCGGATACTTCGGCACGGCGGCCGGAATGCCTGCCGGGCCTTGCTGGGAAGGCCGGGACGGACCCTGGCACATTTCCGTCCCGGCCTGGGTTATGAAGCGTGTCGCCTGCTGCCCCCGTGGAGGGCGGGGGGCCGGGTGCGTACGCCCTCACCGGCTTCGGGCAGTCCTGTATTGTAGGACGCCATACGCCTTTTGCGAACATGCGGCCGCCAGCTTGCGGACTTCCCTCCCCCCTGCCTAGCCCTCGTTATTGGGCCTTGGAGCGCATGGCGCTTCGGGTCTTCCGGTACTTGCCTCGCCGCGTCTGCCACATTCTTTCGCACTCGACGCGTGACCAAATCTATTCGTAAACGAATTTTTGTCAAGCTGGAGCGAATTATATGAATACGCTGAAACTCTGAGCTGTTAACGCTCAGCAAGCCTATTTCGCTGGAACATTTTTACGCAAAATGAATTTTTAAGTCCCAACTCATAGCAGAATCTGACAAACAGCAATCGGCCATGCTTTTTGCGGTACTGAACCCCAGGCCGGTTCTTAGCGCGAAGATATCCCCGGCCTCGTTGACGCAACGAAGACGGCGGCAGCTGATCCGGCACGCACTGAACGCATAGAGTGATCGAAAGAACCGGCTCCCAGCGCAATGACAGCCAGAGGGTACGGCTACGCCCTACGCTTTTACAAAAACACTGCATGCCTTGCCTCGCCAGCCAACCGCTTGCCGTACCGGCATGGGGCGGAGCCAACCTCATGGCGACGGGCAGACGGGGAGCGATCAGGCGTCAAGGGCATGCTCGGCTCCGGAACATGCTCGAAAACCAGTGGGAAGGACGGTATACGACGGGAAAACGTGGCCGCTGGCCGGCCTGAGAGGAACACTCGGGATTTGCCCGGCCGCCCGTACGCCACAGGAGTGCGGGCACCGGCCGGTACGAAGCTGCTCCCGGAGCCGAACGCGCGTTCGAGCGCCCGGGCAGCGAGGTCGCCGGCGGGCGGATGGCGGGCGCGAGGCCCGGGGCTATTTGCGGGTCATGTCCGACCAGGCCCAGACCACGCGGCCGACGATGGCGCGCCGCAGATCGCCCTGGTAGTCGGCGTCGAGGTTGTAGACCCTGGGTGGGAAGGAGCGTTTGTCCGGATTGTCCGAGATGAAGGTGACGAGCGTCTGCCCGTCGCGGCGGCTGGTATAGACGCGCTTGACCGAGACCTCGGAGTCCGGCCCGGGCTCCCGCACCAGGAAGATGGAGCCGTCAGGCTCGGGGCGGAAATCGTCGCGGTCCACCAGGACGATGTCCAGCGGATGCAGGGTGGGCACCATGGACTCCTGCCCGCGCCCGATCTCCAGGGCCACCAGGTTGGTGCGGTAGCGGATGGAAGACTGGTCCTTCATGGCCAGCACCCAGCCGCGCACGGCGTCCTCGGGGATCAGGCCGGCGCCCGCGGCCACCTGCCCCTGAGCCAGGGGGATGGCCATGTAGTTCTCCGGGTCGGGCTGGACGCCCCCGTCAACGGCCCCGCCGGAGCGCCTGGCGGACACGAAGACCACGGGCTTGGTGGTGTCGCGCTCCT of the Fundidesulfovibrio soli genome contains:
- a CDS encoding MucR family transcriptional regulator, with protein sequence MDDYLKEALEIVKAQASVRNMTEEEITSMVKKVSEGIRGISEGVVVVEEGAAPVSDPKKAIKEKSVTCLECGKTFKILTKKHLGTHGLTADDYRAKYGYKKGTPLVSKSLQRERRTKMKDMKLWEKRKKAV
- a CDS encoding XRE family transcriptional regulator; amino-acid sequence: MNLVEKVRQGISRMAREHGGPSNLAEKSGVGQPNISKFLSGKAVPRFDTVARILETLGARILFPDEERDTTKPVVFVSARRSGGAVDGGVQPDPENYMAIPLAQGQVAAGAGLIPEDAVRGWVLAMKDQSSIRYRTNLVALEIGRGQESMVPTLHPLDIVLVDRDDFRPEPDGSIFLVREPGPDSEVSVKRVYTSRRDGQTLVTFISDNPDKRSFPPRVYNLDADYQGDLRRAIVGRVVWAWSDMTRK